Proteins found in one Quercus robur chromosome 2, dhQueRobu3.1, whole genome shotgun sequence genomic segment:
- the LOC126712426 gene encoding kinesin-like protein KIN-6 translates to MEMKSPPPCPSTVTVRRNPHRKARATPATTAPQIPNVPPSSSTTTRDIPSFPIHDILAIEIPQNPKPPEDPSPSSSSKGPISEDLKVYLRIRPLLLPKLLGRNATVGDQNPRARAKNAWPQNPAKKNAARDKSAKTKKTDEGCITVNDSHSVTLSPPLALKESKRIKSEVYEGFSHVFSTESSQGEVYERMVKPLVEDFLRGKSGMLAALGPSGSGKTHTVFGTPREPGMVPLVLQQIFKQSEGSGSKSRSFCISIFEIYSERGKGEKVYDLSAGGTELSMQQSTIKGLQEVAISDAGQAESLIACSMIKRATGMTNANSQSSRSQCIINISSVVNKADEVDNNAVLTIVDLAGAEREKRTGNQGARLLESNFINNTSMVFGLCLRSLLEHQKNPKKPLQKHFQNSLLTKYLRDYLEGKKRMTLILTVKEGAEDYLDTSYLLKQASPYMKIKFNNVEESSMMNGNKRHFQAFSRLGQPKRMKLSGLDAHVFEEGQSIVDEQRLSEEGGSTINRLDVSENASIKSDSADLAERERNHQIMENIAKTMWNFLKDYKQKLKVAESEINSLREKLRTEETQNLGLRKELEDLKSCCTCSKGNHGETSIVEVCTSSEPKIGLQGYGSSKTDEKDEDLHSSSLKTSYCNTLEKWDSYPRQERDAFSQENGESFSLNMSGFERVEKEQESNSTVSNTEVEFVNASCLHVENSNQQNCQIGDIFSGNGHNTQDLNDSKYLAIKDNFSDADIPEFGISYSQSHAMVRSDSCSSVELDQYLTEDEESSVLPASTKEDVAFTQGCSTPDVPESELVLDTSCRELNFEKLNRKPLLASSISTRDCSALDVEDQINKPSEFLDLPQSKKKDVTSTKESDVDVSITKESDVDVPEIKPRIDTSCKPEKPKRRLLPASSILLRDFSTLDVEDDVEKPKGNRTGGKLAADERKRTQESSLLRLLKSNLRL, encoded by the exons ATGGAGATGAAAAGTCCTCCACCATGTCCAAGCACAGTGACTGTGCGTAGAAACCCTCACAGAAAAGCCAGAGCTACACCGGCCACAACCGCCCCTCAAATTCCCAACgttcctccatcttcttcaacaACCACAAGAGACATTCCCTCATTCCCAATTCACGATATTCTTGCAATCGAAATCCCCCAAAACCCTAAACCACCAGAGGACCCTTCaccatcttcatcttcaaaagGCCCAATCTCTGAGGATCTCAAAGTCTACCTCAGAATTCGGCCTCTTTTGCTGCCCAAGCTTTTGGGGCGAAATGCCACCGTTGGAGATCAAAACCCTAGGGCCAGAGCCAAGAACGCGTGGCCACAGAACCCAGCGAAGAAGAACGCTGCGAGGGACAAGAGCGCGAAGACGAAGAAGACCGATGAAGGTTGTATTACAGTCAATGATTCTCACTCGGTGACGTTATCGCCGCCCTTGGCCCTAAAAGAGTCGAAGCGAATCAAGTCTGAGGTTTACGAAGGATTTTCCCATGTGTTTTCGACCGAATCGTCTCag GGTGAAGTGTATGAGAGAATGGTGAAGCCTCTAGTGGAGGATTTTCTTAGGGGTAAAAGTGGAATGCTTGCTGCATTGGGGCCAAGTGGTTCCGGCAAGACTCACACAGTTTTCGGAACTCCAAGGGAACCTGGTATGGTACCACTTGTGCTTCAACAGATTTTTAAACAGTCCGAGGGAAGTGGTTCAAAGTCGAG GTCATTTTGTATTTcgatttttgaaatatattctGAACGGGGAAAAGGAGAGAAGGTATACGATTTGTCAGCTGGTGGAACTGAATTGAGCATGCAGCAATCAACTATAAAAGGGCTCCAAGAG GTTGCCATATCTGATGCTGGGCAGGCAGAATCATTAATAGCTTGTTCAATGATAAAACGAGCCACGGGAATGACAAATGCAAATAGCCAGTCAAG CCGGTCGCAGTGCATCATTAATATTAGCAGTGTTGTTAACAAGGCTGATGAAGTTGATAACAATGCTGTCCTAACTATTGTTGACCTTGCTGGAgctgaaagagaaaaaaggacTGGGAATCAG GGAGCAAGATTGCTTGAAAGCAATTTCATTAACAACACATCAATGGTCTTTGGCCTGTGCTTAAGA tcATTGCTGGAGCATCAAAAGAACCCGAAGAAGCCCCTGCAGAAGCACTTCCAAAACTCCTTG TTGACCAAATACCTGAGAGATTATTTGGAAGGCAAGAAGCGGATGACATTG ATTTTAACTGTTAAAGAAGGAGCAGAAGACTATCTTGATACATCCTACCTTTTAAAACAAGCTTCACCTTATATGAAAAtcaa GTTCAATAATGTTGAGGAGTCTTCCATGATGAATGGTAACAAGAGGCATTTCCAAGCATTTTCTAGACTTGGGCAGCCCAAAAGAATGAAACTTAGTGGCCTTGATGCTCATGtg TTTGAAGAAGGACAGAGCATAGTAGATGAGCAGAGACTTTCGGAGGAAG GGGGCTCAACAATCAACAGATTGGATGTTAGTGAAAATGCAAGCATAAAATCGGACTCTGCGGATttggcagagagagagagaaaccatcAGATTATGGAAAATATTGCCAAAACTATGTGGAATTTCTTGAAGGATTATAAACAAAAACTCAAG GTGGCCGAGAGTGAAATCAATAGTCTTAGAGAAAAACTTAGGACTGAAGAGACTCAAAACCTTGGCCTGAGGAAGGAGCTGGAGGATTTGAAGTCTTGCTGTACTTGTTCTAAGGGAAATCATGGGGAAACCTCCATAGTTGAAGTATGTACTAGTTCTGAGCCCAAAATAGGATTACAGGGATATGGATCTAGTAAAACTGATGAG AAAGATGAGGACCTTCATTCTTCCAGCCTGAAGACGTCTTACTGCAACACCTTGGAAAAGTGGGACTCTTATCCAAGACAGGAAAGAGATGCGTTCTCTCAG GAAAATGGTGAATCTTTTTCTCTAAACATGAGTGGATTTGAACGTGTTGAAAAGGAGCAAGAATCTAATTCCACT GTGAGTAATACTGAGGTCGAATTCGTAAATGCCTCATGTCTTCATGTTGAAAACTCCAACCAGCAGAATTGTCAG ATAGGTGATATCTTTTCTGGGAATGGGCACAACACACAGGATTTAAATGATTCTAAATATTTGGCAATCAAGGATAATTTTTCAGATGCTGATATACCAG AGTTTGGTATCAGCTATTCACAGTCACATGCCATGGTTAGAAGTGACAGCTGTTCATCAGTAGAGCTGGACCAATATCTCACCGAGGATGAG GAATCTTCAGTTCTGCCAGCATCAACCAAGGAAGATGTTGCATTTACCCAAGGATGCAGCACCCCTGATGTGCCAGAGAGTGAATTAGTGCTTGATACTTCCTGTAGAGAGTTGAATTTTGAGAAGTTGAATAG GAAACCTTTGCTCGCCTCATCAATATCAACAAGGGATTGCAGTGCATTGGATGTTGAGGATCAGATTAATAAGCCATCG GAATTTTTGGATTTACCTCAATCAAAAAAGAAGGATGTTACATCTACGAAAGAAAGCGACGTTGATGTGTCCATTACAAAAGAAAGTGACGTTGATGTGCCAGAAATTAAACCAAGAATTGATACTTCCTGTAAACCAGAGAAACCAAAAAG gagacttttgccTGCTTCATCCATTTTGCTGAGGGATTTCAGTACTTTGGATGTTGAGGACGATGTTGAGAAACCTAAG GGAAACAGAACTGGAGGTAAATTGGCTGcggatgaaagaaaaagaactcaAGAGAGCTCTCTCCTGCGCTTACTTAAGAGCAACCTTCGCCTCTAA
- the LOC126712425 gene encoding uncharacterized protein LOC126712425, whose translation MTLEDFFTLTEMKDGLTAPSRVEELLNVMQKDKDFVLKNVGDATRQWAAVASTIAATENKDCLDLFIQLDGLWFIDRWLKDAENFGNETSESFAEESITALLRALEKLQIDNERSISSGIWITVKNLLGHNSSKVQEGARMLFDRWKQGKDCDAIHQDVQDGNRRLAGEEGGQSASENPNSESAKEENDVLEPARDEILPLRRSDDLQPERTEDVQIPNHNDQPGSHITADHEDTKDGPSNPLASTFSNSLRDNPSIKEESPVCAADGATSTETGSVAVTKQGSDEIISDVLKLNESIKIEKQVHEADNSSGKLDMAEISSASDALESGAACTGDDAVNAQKIVREPALQNSVDANERDVCGKTTTLDDVRVPASDFKTRLDDMRTLNRCSGNEFKTTGQDGDCCTNALLDLSTNGSILGKPEKLDSTLSRMEDIGEANEDKGHSSDEGDDLTNASDFSKPARDTKTPVVIDKRRSDSELEYGIVDAIEVARQVAQEVEREVVDYREPFCSSSSEKIFKGGIRQPGSPDSINGKQDLPAKVPQEEATGKSHSTETNPDGEGGSINSDNLDNEPENSAHDMESSLVTEAAQELEVNTEKGPCDFDLNQEVCSDEMDSPMNPSAPSASRPSAAQELPMVPLQFGGTLGWKGCAATSAFRPASPRRIPDGDKTPVTGTRDSSKQRLDFLDFDLNVAEGGDELGKQIPPSSGLPSGESSVEVSPMRSGRLKLDLNCLGDDGDAPTLDSKMGEQLFNSRNSHRSPSPASSSSSMQPSLRNIDLNDRPYIQNDASDHGNIKSSQFVNAYGGPKPDAPVISIMGTRVEVNRKDFLSQSLSLPNGKNMEPTVDASMTRAGGGLGLAPTMSYTHSSVFGYNGLTTGTAMSFSSAMYPSGSMQYMVDSRGSPVVLGSAPAVPPSYSQPPFMVSIGGVQSGLNNPGPSRPNFDLNSGFMMEGGHRDSGNLRQLFLPGQGRSVEEHTRTNLQPSSSSGVGGKRKEPDSGWESYPFNYKHQQPPWK comes from the coding sequence ATGACGCTTGAGGATTTTTTTACCTTGACTGAGATGAAAGATGGGCTCACAGCCCCATCTCGAGTTGAGGAGCTGCTCAATGTAATGCAGAAGGAcaaagattttgttttgaaaaatgttggTGATGCAACCAGGCAGTGGGCTGCAGTTGCAAGCACTATTGCTGCCACAGAGAATAAAGATTGTCTTGATCTTTTTATACAATTAGATGGACTTTGGTTTATTGATAGATGGTTGAAGGATGCTGAAAATTTTGGTAATGAAACAAGTGAGAGTTTTGCAGAAGAGTCAATCACTGCTCTGCTACGAGCACTTGAAAAGTTGCAAATAGACAATGAGAGATCAATATCTTCAGGGATTTGGATTACTGTCAAGAATCTTCTTGGCCACAATAGCTCTAAGGTTCAGGAAGGGGCAAGAATGTTGTTTGATAGGTGGAAGCAGGGTAAGGATTGTGATGCAATTCACCAGGATGTTCAGGATGGGAATAGAAGGCTTGCTGGAGAGGAAGGTGGGCAATCTGCTTCTGAAAATCCTAATTCAGAAAGTGCTAAGGAAGAAAATGATGTGTTAGAACCTGCCAGAGATGAAATCTTGCCCTTGAGAAGATCAGATGATCTTCAGCCAGAAAGGACTGAAGATGTACAGATTCCAAATCATAATGATCAGCCTGGCTCCCACATAACAGCTGACCATGAGGACACCAAAGATGGACCTTCAAACCCTTTGGCCTCTACTTTTTCAAACTCTTTGCGAGATAACCCTTCTATCAAAGAAGAATCCCCCGTATGTGCTGCAGATGGAGCAACTTCTACTGAGACTGGTAGTGTTGCAGTTACAAAGCAAGGCAGTGATGAGATAATTTCCGATGTTCTCAAGTTGAATGAATCAATTAAAATTGAGAAGCAAGTGCATGAAGCTGACAATTCTTCGGGCAAGTTGGATATGGCCGAGATTTCTTCTGCATCTGATGCATTGGAATCTGGAGCTGCTTGTACTGGTGATGATGCTGTAAATGCGCAGAAGATTGTGAGGGAGCCTGCTTTACAGAATAGTGTCGATGCTAATGAGAGGGATGTCTGCGGGAAAACCACCACTCTTGATGATGTGAGGGTACCTGCATCTGATTTTAAGACCAGGTTAGATGATATGAGAACTCTAAATCGTTGCAGTGGAAATGAGTTCAAGACTACTGGTCAAGATGGTGATTGTTGTACTAATGCTTTGCTAGACTTGTCCACCAATGGGAGTATATTGGGAAAGCCTGAGAAATTAGACTCTACTTTGTCCAGGATGGAAGACATTGGAGAAGCTAATGAAGATAAGGGGCATAGCAGTGATGAGGGTGATGATTTGACAAACGCTTCTGATTTTTCTAAGCCAGCAAGGGATACTAAAACCCCTGTTGTGATTGACAAGAGAAGGTCTGATAGTGAACTTGAGTATGGCATAGTTGATGCAATAGAAGTCGCTCGGCAAGTTGCTCAAGAAGTAGAAAGAGAAGTGGTGGATTATAGGGAACCATTCTGCAGCTCCTCTTCTGAGAAAATCTTTAAAGGTGGAATCAGGCAGCCAGGTAGCCCAGATTCTATAAATGGAAAGCAGGACCTACCTGCCAAGGTGCCACAAGAGGAGGCAACTGGAAAAAGTCACTCTACTGAGACAAATCCTGATGGGGAGGGAGGCTCAATTAATTCAGATAATCTGGACAATGAACCAGAAAATTCCGCACATGATATGGAGTCATCTCTGGTGACTGAGGCAGCTCAAGAACTAGAGGTTAACACAGAGAAAGGCCCTTGTGATTTTGATCTGAATCAAGAAGTCTGCTCTGATGAAATGGATTCTCCAATGAACCCCTCTGCACCCTCTGCTTCAAGGCCATCAGCAGCTCAAGAATTGCCTATGGTGCCTTTGCAGTTTGGAGGGACTCTTGGATGGAAAGGATGTGCTGCTACTAGTGCTTTCCGCCCAGCATCTCCTCGTAGAATTCCTGATGGTGATAAGACTCCTGTTACAGGAACCCGTGATAGTTCAAAGCAGAGGCTGGATTTCCTTGACTTTGATTTGAATGTAGCCGAGGGTGGAGATGAGTTGGGAAAACAAATTCCCCCATCATCTGGCCTTCCTTCTGGGGAATCTTCTGTTGAAGTCAGCCCAATGAGATCTGGGAGGCTGAAGTTGGATTTGAACTGTCTTGGTGATGATGGTGATGCTCCAACACTGGATTCAAAGATGGGAGAACAGCTCTTTAACAGCCGGAATAGCCATCGTAGCCCATCTCCTGCCTCCTCCTCGTCATCAATGCAGCCTTCTTTGAGGAACATTGATTTGAATGACAGACCTTATATCCAAAATGATGCTTCAGATCACGGGAATATTAAGTCTTCCCAATTTGTAAATGCATATGGAGGACCTAAACCAGATGCTCCTGTTATTTCTATCATGGGCACCAGAGTGGAAGTCAATAGAAAAGATTTTCTTTCTCAATCATTGTCCTTGCCAAATGGCAAGAATATGGAGCCTACAGTGGATGCTAGCATGACAAGAGCAGGGGGTGGTTTAGGGCTGGCTCCCACAATGTCCTATACTCATTCTTCTGTTTTTGGTTACAATGGGCTGACAACAGGGACTGCCATGTCTTTCTCTTCAGCCATGTATCCTTCTGGCTCAATGCAATATATGGTGGATTCTAGAGGGAGCCCTGTTGTCTTGGGGTCTGCACCAGCTGTTCCACCTTCCTACTCTCAGCCACCGTTCATGGTGAGCATTGGTGGTGTACAATCAGGTCTAAATAATCCCGGTCCATCCCGTCCAAATTTTGATCTAAATTCAGGATTCATGATGGAGGGAGGGCATAGAGACTCAGGGAATTTGAGGCAGCTTTTCCTTCCTGGTCAAGGCAGGTCTGTGGAGGAGCATACGAGGACGAACTTACAACCCTCTTCAAGCTCTGGGGTTGGAGGGAAAAGGAAGGAACCTGATAGTGGATGGGAATCCTATCCGTTTAACTACAAACATCAGCAACCTCCATGGAAATAG